From one Ursus arctos isolate Adak ecotype North America unplaced genomic scaffold, UrsArc2.0 scaffold_26, whole genome shotgun sequence genomic stretch:
- the ATF1 gene encoding cyclic AMP-dependent transcription factor ATF-1 isoform X2: MSVPTPIYQTSSGQYIAIAPNGALQLASPGTDGVQGLQTLTMTNSGSTQQGTTILQYAQTSDGQQILVPSNQVVVQSKYARVSTENIPVSFQRHALTHSSDHTAASGDMQTYQIRTTPSATSLPQTVVMTSPVTLTSQTTKTDDPQLKREIRLMKNREAARECRRKKKEYVKCLENRVAVLENQNKTLIEELKTLKDLYSHKSV, from the exons TTGCCATTGCCCCAAATGGAGCCTTACAACTGGCCAGTCCAGGCACAGATGGAGTACAGGGACTTCAGACATTAACCATGACAAATTCAGGCAGTACTCAGCAAGGTACAACCATTCTCCAGTACGCACAGACCTCTGACGGACAGCAGATTCTTGTGCCCAGCAACCAGGTGGTCGTACAAAGTAAGTATGCTCGAGTGTCTACGGAAAACATCCCAGTGTCCTTTCAAAGACACGCATTAACTCATTCTTCTGACCACACAGCTGCATCAGGAGATATGCAGACATACCAGATCCGTACCACGCCTTCAGCCACTTCGCTGCCACAGACCGTGGTGATGACCTCTCCTGTGACTCTTACATCTCAAACAACTAAGACAGATGACCCccaactgaaaagagaaataaggtTGATGAAAAACAG AGAAGCTGCTCGGGAATGCcgcagaaagaagaaagaatatgtgaAATGCCTGGAAAATCGAGTTGCAGTCttggaaaatcaaaacaaaactctaataGAAGAGTTAAAAACTTTGAAGGATCTTTATTCCCATAAAAGTGTttga